From Penicillium psychrofluorescens genome assembly, chromosome: 1, one genomic window encodes:
- a CDS encoding uncharacterized protein (ID:PFLUO_000261-T1.cds;~source:funannotate) translates to MVSHHAYGASDDVYDLYDPAPFTTSARQRQHSAHRPSSSHLAESHIRDPQRPLRRVHRQPEVRRQSPHRRAVSLDASGIPPRPAQSIPVVVEPAPSGIAALPPALSEAHTDNDGSTVDDPYQLLHTSYWPRRTAGVSSRTASAILFTLEEAIRRPFSFTTDWEEVNASMSDMVGVAGPAAPVGNGRVQNGGTSRAPQGPVPVSSSQPPSGMRTPTDIMRQRRDREARRRAEQEARDKEQEELKRLQMGQEQQSQPQAEQYAPGVAANPPAQRVPRGPAQPVTTSAAPGSAFQPTARAAPSGRRQDYPSTQPTGERSSQPRPPQDSGQQSLGGHGRTQSASAAGVGTQGPGLAKPAQPETSQSLQQPRRAAFPHAFERWETLSSHWEGLTGYWIRKLEQNNEELEKDPLSQQLARQITDLSAAGANLFHAVVELQRLRASSERKFQRWFFDTRAEQERAKELQADLDRQLKTEREGHADSAAAAQIAEKDKTRAEDLLREMRRELQISKEEARRAWEELGRREQEERDRTNSLRNGEPTLVGGVQVVPMIQGLPSRHNTRPPTREGPYAGGPTATSMGGAAYQGKGADPGTSGQYYESGGTPMSPTESDPFTENRKPVQSDPATSRPAYSEQYYESAHQDAPPTSEPDEHSYVGSSEAEDEFSHYTHDPQGRYAPALSEESDDYDQSPTDERHFVTEGGYTSSAASSAPMPAPFVPPTADYTGSGYGGWDSVTPRHRHPTRLSDVLEEDEASRTSPSRASQASRGLL, encoded by the coding sequence GTGTCTCACCACGCCTACGGCGCATCTGACGACGTCTACGACCTTTACGACCCAGCTCCGTTTACGACCTCCGCGCGGCAGCGCCAGCATTCTGCGCACCGtccctcttcctctcattTGGCCGAATCGCATATCCGTGATCCTCAGCGTCCGTTGCGACGGGTACATCGCCAGCCTGAGGTCCGCCGCCAATCACCTCACCGTCGTGCGGTCTCGCTAGACGCCTCGGGCATCCCCCCCAGACCGGCGCAGTCAATTCCGGTCGTTGTTGAACCAGCTCCGAGTGGCATTGCAGCCTTACCTCCAGCCCTCTCCGAAGCGCATACCGATAACGACGGCTCCACCGTCGACGACCCTTACCAGCTCCTTCATACCTCGTATTGGCCGCGGAGAACTGCCGGGGTCTCATCGCGCACCGCATCTGCCATCCTCTTTACCCTCGAGGAGGCCATTCGCCGCCCGTTTTCCTTTACAACCGATTGGGAGGAGGTGAATGCTTCTATGTCAGATATGGTAGGCGTTGCTGGTCCTGCCGCTCCGGTTGGTAATGGCCGCGTCCAAAATGGTGGCACCTCGCGTGCCCCGCAGGGCCCTGTGCCGGTGTCCTCATCGCAACCGCCGAGTGGTATGAGGACTCCAACCGACATCATGCGACAGCGTCGTGACCGCGAAGCTCGTCGTCGAGCCGAGCAAGAGGCCCGAGACAAAGAACAGGAGGAATTGAAGCGACTGCAAATGGGACAAGAACAACAGTCGCAGCCACAGGCAGAACAGTATGCTCCTGGCGTAGCTGCCAACCCACCAGCTCAAAGGGTCCCTCGGGGCCCTGCACAACCAGTGACAACCTCCGCAGCACCTGGTTCGGCTTTCCAGCCCACTGCGAGAGCAGCGCCAAGCGGTCGCAGACAAGATTATCCTTCTACACAGCCGACTGGAGAGCGATCTAGCCAACCAAGGCCACCACAGGACTCCGGCCAGCAATCATTGGGCGGTCATGGCCGAACACAGAGTGCGTCGGCTGCAGGAGTCGGTACTCAGGGACCTGGACTCGCCAAGCCTGCACAGCCTGAAACTTCTCAGTCTCTCCAGCAACCTCGGCGCGCCGCTTTCCCTCATGCATTTGAGCGCTGGGAAACCCTATCCTCGCACTGGGAGGGGCTCACCGGCTACTGGATCCGCAAGCTCGAACAGAACAacgaagagctggagaaagATCCGCTAAGCCAGCAGCTTGCCCGACAGATCACGGATCTATCTGCAGCAGGCGCCAATCTTTTTCATGCCGTTGTTGAACTCCAACGTCTACGGGCGTCCTCCGAGCGCAAGTTCCAACGTTGGTTCTTCGACACTCGAGCTGAGCAGGAACGTGCCAAAGAATTGCAAGCAGACCTGGACCGCCAGCTTAAGACCGAGCGAGAGGGCCATGCTGAttccgccgccgccgcccagaTTGCCGAAAAGGATAAGACCCGAGCGGAGGACTTGCTCCGGGAGATGCGTCGGGAACTCCAAATCTCCAAGGAGGAAGCGCGTCGCGCGTGGGAGGAGCTTGGACGCCGTGAgcaggaagagcgagatcgGACCAACTCCCTGCGAAACGGAGAGCCCACCTTGGTCGGTGGTGTGCAGGTGGTGCCTATGATCCAAGGTCTGCCCAGCCGCCACAACACCCGCCCGCCTACGCGCGAAGGTCCGTACGCCGGCGGTCCCACTGCCACGTCCATGGGAGGTGCGGCATACCAAGGCAAAGGCGCAGACCCCGGCACGAGCGGACAGTACTATGAAAGTGGTGGCACACCCATGTCCCCGACAGAATCTGATCCCTTCACGGAGAACAGAAAGCCCGTGCAATCAGATCCCGCGACCTCCCGTCCAGCCTATTCTGAGCAATACTACGAATCAGCACACCAGGACGCGCCACCGACCTCCGAGCCGGATGAACATTCTTACGTCGGCAGCAGCGAAGCCGAAGACGAATTTTCCCACTACACGCACGATCCGCAGGGCAGATATGCGCCGGCGCTGTCCGAGGAAAGCGATGACTACGACCAGTCCCCCACGGACGAACGTCACTTTGTCACGGAGGGTGGCTAcaccagcagcgccgccTCGTCGGCTCCAATGCCGGCCCCCTTCGTGCCTCCGACAGCCGACTACACTGGCTCCGGCTACGGCGGCTGGGACTCTGTAACTCCTCGACACCGCCATCCCACGCGGCTGAGCGATGtcctcgaggaagatgaggccAGTCGTACCAGCCCGAGCCGCGCTAGCCAGGCAAGTCGTGGCCTTCTGTAA